The region ACCCGCCGCGGCCCCCCACCCGCTGGACCCGCTGACCGCGGCCGAGATCGGCGCCGCCCGCGCCGCGCTGGAGGCGGAGGGCAGGGTCACCGGGGCCACCCGCTTCCCGCTGGTGCTGCCGGACGAGCCCGACCGGCACGCGGTGCTCGCGCACCGCCCCGGCGACCCGGTCAGCCGCCGGGTGCGGGTCACCCTGCTGGACTCCGGCACCGGCCGGGCGGCCGAGGCGCTGGTGGACGTCAGCGACACCACCGCGGGGGTGCTGCTGTCCTACCGCGACCTCGACCCGGCGGCCGACGGCCAGCCGCCGCTGCTGTTCGAGGAGTACGGGACCTGCGACGAGATCGTCAAGGCCGACCCCGGCTGGCGCGAGGCGATGGCCGAACGCGGCATCACCGATCTCTCGCTGGTCATCGCGGCCCCGCTGGCCGCGGGCAACTTCGGCATCGCCTCGGAGGTCGGCCGGCGGATGCTGCGCTCGCTGACCTTCGTGCGCTGCACGGCGGGCGACAATCCGTTCGCCCACCCGGTCGGCGGTCTGGTCGCCGAGGTCGACCTCACCGCCCGCCGGGTGGTCCGGCTGATCGACACCGGCGCCGTCCCCGTCCCGGCCGAATGCGGGCGCTACGAGGCCGGCTTCACCGGGCCGGCCCGCACCGACCTGCGGCCGTTGGAGATCACCCAGCCGGACGGGCCGTCCTTCGCGCTCGAAGGGCCGGTGCTGCGCTGGCAGAACTGGCGGCTGCGGCTGGACTTCAACGCCCGCGAGGGCCTGGTGCTGCACCAGGTCACCCACCGCGACGGCGACCGCGACCGGCCGGTGCTGCACCGCGCCTCGATCGCCGAGATGGCCGTGCCCTACGCCGAGCCCGACCCGGCCCGCAACTGGGTCTGCTACCTGGACGCCGGCGAGTACCTGCTCGGCCGGAACGCCAACGCCCTGCGCCTGGGCTGCGACTGCCTGGGCGAGATCACCTACGTCGACGCGGTGCTCGCCGACGACCTCGGCCACCCCGAGACCCTGCACAACGCGATCTGCGTCCACGAGGAGGACACCGGCCTGCTCTGGAAGCACACCAACGTCTTCGACGACTTCGCGGTGGACTCCCGCCGGGCGCGCCGCCTGGTGATCTCCTGCATCGCCACCCTCGGCAACTACGACTACGGCTTCTACTGGTATCTCCACCAGGACGGCACGATCGCCTTCGAGGCCAAGGCCACCGGCCTGCTGCAGACCTCCGCCGCGCGGCCGGGCGCCGGGTCGCCGCACGCCACCGAGATCGCCCCCGGCCTGCTGGCCCCCTTCCACCAGCACCTCTTCTGCGCCCGGCTGGACGTGACCGTGGACGGCCCCGGCAACACGGTCGAGGAGGTGGACGTGGTCCGGCTGCCGACCGGCGCCGGCAATCCGAACGGGAACGCCTTCACCACCCGGACCACCCCGGTCGCCGACAGCGGCCAGGCCGGGCGGGTGGCCGACCCGTCGGTGGGCAGGCGCTGGCGGATCGTCAACCCCGGCGCGCACAACCGGATGGGCGCACCGGTCGCCTACACCCTGGTGCCGGACAGCGGCCCGCTGCTGCTCGCGCAGCCGGGCTCGCCGGTCGCCGAGCGGGTCGCGTACGCCACCAAGCACCTGTGGGTGACCCGCTACCGGCCCGAGCGGCACTACCCGGACGGCGACTACCCCAACCAGCACGCGGGCGGCGCGGGCGTCACGGCCTGGTCGGAGCCCGGCGAGGCGCTGGAGGACACCGATCTGACGGTGTGGCACTCCTTCGGCCCCACCCATCTGCCACGCCTGGAGGACTGGCCGGTGATGCCGGTCGACGTCTGCGGTTTCAGCCTGCGGCCGACCGGCTTCTTCGACCGCAATCCGGCGCTCGACCTGCCGAAGGAGACCGGCGACGGATCCGGCGGCCATTGCCACGTCTGAACGGCGGCACGGGGCTGCGCCGGGCGGAGGGCGCGTCAGGTGGAGCGTGTTTGTGGCGCAGGCCGCGTCAGGCGCAGGCGCCATCAGGCGGAGGGCGCGGCAATGGGCGGAGGACGGCGCAATGAGCGGCGGCACCGGCTAAGCGACCGCTCAGCCTGGCCTTGCGAAAACTGGAACACGTTTCTAACATCGCGAGTGTGACATCACCACTGTCAAACCGGCCGCCGCAGGCCCCGGCCCCGGCCGCACCCGGCCCGCTGGCCGGTGTCCGGGTGGTCGAACTGGCCGGAATGGGCCCGGGCCCCTTCGCGGCGATGCTGCTCGCGGACCTCGGCGCGGACGTCGTGTGCGTCCACCGCCCCGGCGGCCCGGGCCTGGCCATCGATCCGGCCGCAGACCTCGCCAACCGCAACAAGCGGTCGGTGCTGGTCGATCTCAAGGCGCCCGAAGGCCCCGGGGCCGTGCTCGACCTGGCCGAGCGCGCCGACATCCTCATCGAGGGCTACCGCCCGGGCGTCGCAGAACGCCTCGGCGTCGGCCCGCGGGAGTGCCTGGCACGCAATCCGCGGCTGGTCTACGGCCGGATGACCGGCTGGGGCCAGGACGGCCCGCTGGCCGCGAGCGCCGGGCACGACATCGGCTACATCGCGATCACCGGAGTGCTGGGCCTGGCGGGACCGGCGGACGGGGCCCCCACCGCCCCCGCCAACCTGCTCGGCGACTACGCGGGCGGCTCGCTCTACCTGGTCACCGGAGTGCTCGCCGCCCTGCACCACGCCCGCGCGCACGGCACGGGCCAGGTCGTGGACGCCGCCATCGTGGACGGCGCCGCCCATCTGAGCACGATGCTGCACGGCATGCTCGCCGCCGGCGCCTGGCAGGACCGGCGCGAGAGCAACCTCCTCGACGGCGGCGCCCCCTTCTACGGCGTCTACTCCACCGCCGACGGCGGCCACATGGCCGTCGGCGCCCTGGAGCAGCGCTTCTACGACACCTTCGCGGCGATCCTCGGCCTGACCGCGGACGAGGCCGCGCTGCGCGACGACCCCGCCCGCTGGCCGGAGCTGCGCACCGCCGTCGCCGCCCGCTTCCGCGGCCGGACCCGCGAGGAGTGGACCGCGGTCTTCGCCGGGACCGACGCCTGCACCGCGCCCGTACTGTCGCTGACCGAGGCGCCGCGGCACCCGCACCTGGCCGCCCGCGGCACTTTCACCGAGGTGTACGGCACGACCCAGCCGGCCCCCGCACCCCGCTTCTCGGTGACGCCCACCGCGCTGCGCCGCCCGCCCGCGCCGCCCGGCGAGCACACTGCGGAAGTGGCCCGCGACTGGGACACCCCCGCCCTGACCCGCACGCACGACCCGGCCGGCCCGGCGGCCGGCACCTGACGCCCGCGCTCCGCCGCCCGCTCCCGCCCGCCCCCGTACAGAAAGGCACGACGTTGAGCTCCGACGCCTACGTCTACGACGCCGTCCGCACCCCGCGAGGGCGCGGAAAGGCCAACGGATCCCTGCACGGCACCAAGCCGATCGACCTGGTCGTCGGCCTCATCCACGAACTGCGCGACCGCTACCCGGACCTCGACCCGGCCGCGATCGACGACATCGTGCTCGGCGTGGTCAGCCCGATCGGCGACCAGGGCTCCGACATCGCCCGCATCGCGGCGGTCGCCGCGGGGCTGCCCGACACGGTGGCCGGCGTCCAGGAGAACCGCTTCTGCGCCTCGGGCCTCGAAGCGGTGAACATGGCGGCGGCCAAGGTGCGTTCCGGCTGGGAGGACCTGGTGCTGGCCGGCGGCGTCGAGTCGATGTCCCGGGTCGCGATGGGCAGCGACGGCGGCGCCTGGGCGATGGACCCGATGACCAACCTGGAGACCGGCTTCGCGCCCCAGGGCATCGGCGCCGACCTGATCGCCACCCTCGGCGGCTTCTCGCGCCACGACGTGGACAGCTATGCCTCGCTGTCGCAGGAACGCGCCGCGGAGGCCTGGAAGGACGGCCGCTTCGCCCGTTCCGTGGTGCCCGTGCGGGACCGCAACGGGCTCGTCGTGCTCGACCACGACGAGCACATGCGCCCCGGCACCACCCCCGAGTCGCTGGCCGCGCTCAAGCCGTCCTTCGCCGACATCGGCGACCTCGGCGGCTTCGACGCGGTCGTGCTGCAGAAGTACCACTGGGTGGAGAAGATCGACCACGTCCACCACGCGGGGAATTCCTCCGGCATCGTGGACGGCGCGGCCCTGGTGGCGATCGGCAGCCGGGAGATCGGCGAGCGCTACGGCCTGACGCCGCGGGCCCGTATCGTCTCCGCGGCCGTCTCCGGCTCCGAGCCGACCATCATGCTCACCGGACCCGCCCCCGCCAGCCGCAAGGCGCTCGCCAAGGCCGGCCTGACCATCGACGACATCGACCTGATCGAGATGAACGAGGCCTTCGCCGCCGTCGTCCTGCGCTTCGCCGCGGACATGGGCGTCGGCCTGGACAAGGTCAACGTCAACGGCGGCGCCATCGCCCTGGGCCACCCGCTCGGCGCCACCGGCGCGATGCTGCTCGGCACGCTCATCGACGAGCTGGAGCGCCGCGACCTGCGCTACGGGCTCGCCACCCTCTGCGTCGGCGGCGGAATGGGTGTCGCCACCGTCATCGAACGCCTCTGACCCGTCCCCGCCCCGACCCGCCGCTACGGAGCCAACCCGACATGAGCGAGCCCACCATCATCCGCTGGGAGCAGGACGCGGACGGCGTCGTCACCCTCGTCCTCGACGACCCGGCGCATTCGGCCAACACCATCAACGCCGCCTTCGTCGACGCCTTCGCCGCCGCCGTCGACCGGCTGGAAGCCGGTATCGACGACATCCGCGGTGTCGTGGTCACGTCCGCCAAGAAGACCTTCGTCGCCGGCGGCGACCTGCGCTACCTGATCCGCGCCACCCCCGGTGACGCCGAGGAGGTCTTCGCCGGCGGCATGCGCATGAAGCGCGCGCTGCGCCGCCTGGAAACCCTCGGCAAGCCCGTCGTGGCCGCCATCAACGGTGCCGCACTCGGCGGCGGCTACGAGATCGCGCTGGCCTGCCACCACCGCGTCGCCCTCGACACGCCGGGTACGAAGATCGGCCTGCCCGAGGTCACCCTCGGCCTGCTGCCCGGCGGCGGCGGCGTGGTCAGGACCGTACGGCTGCTCGGCATCGCCGACGCCCTGCTCAAGGTGCTGCTGCAGGGCACGCAGTATTCCGCGCCGCGCGCCCTGGCCGCGGGCCTGATCCACGAGGTCGCCGCGGACCGCGGCGCCCTGCTCGCCGCCGCCCGCGCCTTCATCGACGCCAATCCGCAGGCCCGCCAGCCCTGGGACACCCCCGGCCACAAGATTCCCGGCGGCACCCCCAAGAGCCCCGCCTTCGCCGCCAACCTGCCGGCCTTCCCCGCCAACCTGCGCAAGCAGCTGGCCGGTGCCCCCTACCCGGCGCCGCGCAACATCCTGGCGGCCGCCGTCGAGGGCGCCCAGGTCGACATCGACACCGCCTCGGTGATTGAGGCCCGCTACTTCACCGAGCTGGCCTGCGGCCCGACCTCGAAGAACATGATCCAGGCGTTCTTCTTCGACCTCCAGGCCGTCAACTCCGGCGCGGGCCGCCCCGCGGGCGTACCCGCCCGCAAGGTCACCCGGGTCGCCGTGCTCGGCGCCGGCATGATGGGCGCCGGCATCGCCTACTCCTGCGCCCGGGCCGGTATCGACGTCGTGCTCAAGGACGTCACCCTGGACGCGGCCGAGCGCGGCAAGGCGTATTCCGCGGGCCTGCTGGACAAGGCGCTCGCCAAGGGGCGCACCACCGCCGGGAAGCGGGACGCGCTGCTGGCCAGGATCACCGCCACCGCCGAGCCCGCCGACCTGGCCGGCTGCGACGCCGTCATCGAGGCGGTCTTCGAGGACGCCGCGCTCAAGCACAAGGTCTTCCAGGAGATCGAGCACATTGTGGCGCCCGACGCCTTGCTGTGCTCCAACACCTCCACCCTGCCCATCTCGCAGCTCGCCGAAGGCGTGGGCCGCGGCGCGGACTTCGTCGGCCTGCACTTCTTCTCTCCGGTCGACCGGATGCCGCTGGTGGAGATCATCAAGGGCGAGCGGACCGGCGACGAGGCGCTGGCCCGCGCCTTCGACCTGGTCCGGCAGATCCGCAAGACACCGATCGTGGTGAACGACTCGCGCGGCTTCTTCACCTCCCGGGTGATCGGCCACTTCATCAACGAGGGCGTCGCGATGATCGGCGAGGGCATCCCCGCCGCGACCGTCGAGCAGGCCGCGGCGCAGGCCGGCTACCCGGCCAAGGTGCTGTCGCTGGTGGACGAGCTGACCCTGACCCTGATGGCCAGGATCCGCCGTGAGACGCGCAGCGCGGTCGAGGCGGCGGGCGGCGTCTGGCAGGAGCACCCGGCGGAGGCCGTCGTCGACCGCATGGTCGACGAGTTCGGCCGCCCGGGCCGCAGCGGGGGAGCCGGCTTCTACGACTACGCCGACGGCCGCAGGACCGGGCTGTGGCCGGGCCTCGCCGAGCACTTCGGGCGGCCGGACACCGAGGCCGCCGCCACCGGCGTCCCGTTCGCCGACCTCCAGGAGCGGATGCTGTTCGCCGAATCGCTCGACACCGTCCGGCTGCTGGAGGAGGGCGTGCTCACCTCGGTCGCCGACGCCAACATCGGCTCGGTGCTGGGCATCGGCTTCCCCGCCTGGACCGGCGGCGTCCTGCAGTACATCAACGGCTACCCGGGCGGCGTCGCCGGCTTCACCGCCAGGGCGCGCGAACTGGCCGCCGCCTACGGCGAGCGCTTCACCCCGCCCGAGCTGCTGGTGGCCACGGCGGAGCGCGGCGGGACCTTCACCGACCGCAGGAAGGCCGGCTGACACCGGCGGCCGGAGAGCCGGTGCCCGCCGCCGACGGTCCCGTCAGGACTGTTCCGCCGCGGGCGCCGGCCAGGCCCACAGCTGCTCGTTCAGCGACCGCTGGAAGGCCGTCACCAGCGCCTGCACCACCAGCGGCTGCATCTGCGCCGACAGCGACCGCATCGCGGCGTCCGGCTCGGTCTCCGGCGCCGGCTCCCACACCGACTCGCGGAAGATCCGGCTGATCGCCCCCGCCGCCGCCTGAGCGTGCTTCTGCATCGCCTCCCTGGCCGCCACGATGGCCTCCAGCGGGATCGGCATGTCCAGCAGCCGCACCCCCAGGTGCAGGATGCCGGGGTCGACCACGAAGACGTCCGGGTCCGCGGTCCGCTCCAGCACGTTCATCGCCGCCAGCCGCTCCACATCGGCGTCGTCCAGCGGCCGGCCGGCCCGCTGCTCCAGCTGCTCCCTGCCGAGCCGCGCGCTGCCCTCGGGCAGCCAGGACGCCACCAGCGCCCGGTGGATCGCCAGGTCGTGCGCGCTGATCCCCTCGGGCAGCTGCGCCAGATAGCGCTCGATGGCCGCGAGCGTGAGTCCGTGCTGCTGCAACTCCTCGATCAGCGCCAGCCGCGACAGGTGCTCCGCGCCGTACCGCCCCACCCGGCGCGGTCCGATGTCGGGCGGCGGCAGCAGGCCGCGGGCGCCGTAGAAGCGGACGGTGCGTACGGTCACCCCGGCGCGGGCGGCCAGCTCGTCGATGGTCAGGGCGGTCTGCGGCACCGCCCCAGTATTGCCGCGCCACCGGCGCCGTGAAAGACGCCACCGCCGCCCGCCACCCCTTTCCACCTCGTACGCTGGCCCGCGTGCCCCTTCGCCGATCCGCCCAGCGCGCCGCCTCCCGGCTGCTCCCCGCGTGCCTCGCGGGCTGCCTGCTGGCCTGCTCGGGCGGAAGCGGCACGGCCCCCGCCGGGACCTCGGGCCTGGGCGACCGGCTCTTCCCCGCCGCGGGCAACGGCGGCTACGACGTCACGCACTACGGCCTCGACCTGTCCTACGACCCGGGCTCCGGGCGGCTGGCCGGCACCGCGGTGATCACCGCCACCGCGACCCAGGACCTCAGCGGCTTCGACCTCGACCTCGCCGGCCTCACCGTCGCCCGGGTCGGCGTCGACGGGCGGGCGGCCCGCGCCACCCGCTCCGGCACCGAGCTGACCGTGCGGCCGGCCCGTACATTGCGCCGGGGCGCGCGCTTCGAGACCACGGTGGCCTACGCCGGTGTGCCCCGGCTGCTCACCGACCCGGACGGGTCGCACGAGGGCTGGTTCCGCACCGACGACGGCGCCCTGGCGCTCGGCGAGCCCGTCGGCTCGATGGCGTGGTTCCCCGGCAACGACCACCCCTCGGACAAGGCGGCCTTCGACGTCACCATGTCGGTGCCCACGGGCCTGAGCGTGGTGTCCAACGGCGAGCCGGCCGGCACCCGTACCGCCGCGGGCCGTACGTCCTTCCACTGGCGCAGCACCGCGCCCATGGCGACGTATCTGGCCACCGTGGGCATCGGCCACTACACCGTCACCCGCTCCCGCACCCCCGGCGGCATCGCGCTCTACACCGCCGTCGACCCGCGCTCGGACGACCGGCAGACCGCCGCCGCGCTGAGCCGCCTGCCGGAGATCCTGGACTGGGAGGCCGGCCTTTTCGGCCCCTTTCCCTTCGGCTCGGCGGGCGCCGTCGTGGACCACCTGCCGTCCGGCCAGGTCGGCTACGCGCTGGAGACCCAGAACCGGCCGGTCTTCCCCGGCGACGGCAGCGGGCCCGCCGTCGCCGTACCGACACTGGTGCACGAACTGTCCCACCAGTGGTTCGGGGACTCCGTCACCCCGAGCAGCTGGCAGGACATGTGGCTCAACGAGGGGTTCGCGACCTACGCGACCTGGCTGTGGCAGGATCACGACGGCGGCGTCCCGGTCTCCCGCAGCGCCGCCACCGCCTTCGCCGACCCCGGCACCTGGGCCTTCCCGCCCGCCGCGCCGCCCACGGCCGCCGACGTCTCCGCACCGCCCGTCTACAACCGCGGCGCGCTGGTCCTCCACGAACTGCACCGGGCGCTCGGCGACACCGCCTTCGCGACGCTGCTGCGCGGCTGGCCCGCCGCCCATCTCCACGGCAATGCCTCCACCGCCGAATTCACCGCCTATTGCGCCGGGCTGACCACCCGTGACCTCAAGCCGCTGTTCGCGACCTGGCTCTACGGGACCGCCAAGCCCGCCCGGCTGTGACGGTGCGCCAGGTCCCGCGGCGCTCAGCGCAACGGCGCCCCGACCGCGTGCATATGGCCCAGCGCCTGCGCATAGGAGTCGAACAGCCCGGTCTCGGTGTACCTGACGCCGATCCGCGCGCAATGGGCGCGCACCAGCGGACGCGCCAGCGGCAGATTCGGGCGCGGCAGGCTCGGGAAGAGGTGATGCTCGATCTGGTAGTTCAGACCGCCCAGGAAGAAGTCGACCACCGGATTGCCACGCACATTGCGCGACGTCAGCACCTGGCGCCGCAGGTGCCCCCAGCGCGCGCCCTCCTCCGGCATCTCCATGCCCTTGTGGTTCGGCGCGAAGGCGCAGCCCAGGTGCAGGCCGAACAGCGCGTGGTGCAGCGCGGCGAAGGCGATGGCCTGCGGCAGCGGCAGCGCGATCAGCAGCAGCGCGGCATAGCCCGCCAGATGCGCCACCAGCAGCGAGCCCTCGATCAGCCGCCCCTTGCGGTCCAGCCGGCGCAGGTCCTGGAAGCTGGCCACCTTCAGCGCCAGCCCTTCCAGCAGCAGCATCGGGAAGAACAGCCGTGCCTGATGACGGGTCAGGAAGCGCGCGAAGCCCCGCCTTTCGACGGCCTGCGCCCGGGTCCACACCAGCGCGCCCACCTCC is a window of Streptomyces sp. NBC_01477 DNA encoding:
- a CDS encoding M1 family metallopeptidase produces the protein MPLRRSAQRAASRLLPACLAGCLLACSGGSGTAPAGTSGLGDRLFPAAGNGGYDVTHYGLDLSYDPGSGRLAGTAVITATATQDLSGFDLDLAGLTVARVGVDGRAARATRSGTELTVRPARTLRRGARFETTVAYAGVPRLLTDPDGSHEGWFRTDDGALALGEPVGSMAWFPGNDHPSDKAAFDVTMSVPTGLSVVSNGEPAGTRTAAGRTSFHWRSTAPMATYLATVGIGHYTVTRSRTPGGIALYTAVDPRSDDRQTAAALSRLPEILDWEAGLFGPFPFGSAGAVVDHLPSGQVGYALETQNRPVFPGDGSGPAVAVPTLVHELSHQWFGDSVTPSSWQDMWLNEGFATYATWLWQDHDGGVPVSRSAATAFADPGTWAFPPAAPPTAADVSAPPVYNRGALVLHELHRALGDTAFATLLRGWPAAHLHGNASTAEFTAYCAGLTTRDLKPLFATWLYGTAKPARL
- a CDS encoding acetyl-CoA C-acetyltransferase gives rise to the protein MSSDAYVYDAVRTPRGRGKANGSLHGTKPIDLVVGLIHELRDRYPDLDPAAIDDIVLGVVSPIGDQGSDIARIAAVAAGLPDTVAGVQENRFCASGLEAVNMAAAKVRSGWEDLVLAGGVESMSRVAMGSDGGAWAMDPMTNLETGFAPQGIGADLIATLGGFSRHDVDSYASLSQERAAEAWKDGRFARSVVPVRDRNGLVVLDHDEHMRPGTTPESLAALKPSFADIGDLGGFDAVVLQKYHWVEKIDHVHHAGNSSGIVDGAALVAIGSREIGERYGLTPRARIVSAAVSGSEPTIMLTGPAPASRKALAKAGLTIDDIDLIEMNEAFAAVVLRFAADMGVGLDKVNVNGGAIALGHPLGATGAMLLGTLIDELERRDLRYGLATLCVGGGMGVATVIERL
- a CDS encoding primary-amine oxidase, whose protein sequence is MTCCSTDSETAPAAAPHPLDPLTAAEIGAARAALEAEGRVTGATRFPLVLPDEPDRHAVLAHRPGDPVSRRVRVTLLDSGTGRAAEALVDVSDTTAGVLLSYRDLDPAADGQPPLLFEEYGTCDEIVKADPGWREAMAERGITDLSLVIAAPLAAGNFGIASEVGRRMLRSLTFVRCTAGDNPFAHPVGGLVAEVDLTARRVVRLIDTGAVPVPAECGRYEAGFTGPARTDLRPLEITQPDGPSFALEGPVLRWQNWRLRLDFNAREGLVLHQVTHRDGDRDRPVLHRASIAEMAVPYAEPDPARNWVCYLDAGEYLLGRNANALRLGCDCLGEITYVDAVLADDLGHPETLHNAICVHEEDTGLLWKHTNVFDDFAVDSRRARRLVISCIATLGNYDYGFYWYLHQDGTIAFEAKATGLLQTSAARPGAGSPHATEIAPGLLAPFHQHLFCARLDVTVDGPGNTVEEVDVVRLPTGAGNPNGNAFTTRTTPVADSGQAGRVADPSVGRRWRIVNPGAHNRMGAPVAYTLVPDSGPLLLAQPGSPVAERVAYATKHLWVTRYRPERHYPDGDYPNQHAGGAGVTAWSEPGEALEDTDLTVWHSFGPTHLPRLEDWPVMPVDVCGFSLRPTGFFDRNPALDLPKETGDGSGGHCHV
- a CDS encoding CaiB/BaiF CoA transferase family protein — translated: MTSPLSNRPPQAPAPAAPGPLAGVRVVELAGMGPGPFAAMLLADLGADVVCVHRPGGPGLAIDPAADLANRNKRSVLVDLKAPEGPGAVLDLAERADILIEGYRPGVAERLGVGPRECLARNPRLVYGRMTGWGQDGPLAASAGHDIGYIAITGVLGLAGPADGAPTAPANLLGDYAGGSLYLVTGVLAALHHARAHGTGQVVDAAIVDGAAHLSTMLHGMLAAGAWQDRRESNLLDGGAPFYGVYSTADGGHMAVGALEQRFYDTFAAILGLTADEAALRDDPARWPELRTAVAARFRGRTREEWTAVFAGTDACTAPVLSLTEAPRHPHLAARGTFTEVYGTTQPAPAPRFSVTPTALRRPPAPPGEHTAEVARDWDTPALTRTHDPAGPAAGT
- a CDS encoding MerR family transcriptional regulator, which translates into the protein MPQTALTIDELAARAGVTVRTVRFYGARGLLPPPDIGPRRVGRYGAEHLSRLALIEELQQHGLTLAAIERYLAQLPEGISAHDLAIHRALVASWLPEGSARLGREQLEQRAGRPLDDADVERLAAMNVLERTADPDVFVVDPGILHLGVRLLDMPIPLEAIVAAREAMQKHAQAAAGAISRIFRESVWEPAPETEPDAAMRSLSAQMQPLVVQALVTAFQRSLNEQLWAWPAPAAEQS
- a CDS encoding acyl-CoA desaturase, with protein sequence MATVLSTVDPPEKAPDSGSSGTSEFTPLLCAVREAGLLRRRRGHYVMSIAVNLLALAAVWAAVVLVGGTGSWWVLALTVPAAVLSARSGFVGHDAGHQQIAAGRRTNRVIALFHGNLLLGMGAGWWADKHNRHHANPNHVGKDPDVEVGALVWTRAQAVERRGFARFLTRHQARLFFPMLLLEGLALKVASFQDLRRLDRKGRLIEGSLLVAHLAGYAALLLIALPLPQAIAFAALHHALFGLHLGCAFAPNHKGMEMPEEGARWGHLRRQVLTSRNVRGNPVVDFFLGGLNYQIEHHLFPSLPRPNLPLARPLVRAHCARIGVRYTETGLFDSYAQALGHMHAVGAPLR
- a CDS encoding 3-hydroxyacyl-CoA dehydrogenase NAD-binding domain-containing protein — encoded protein: MSEPTIIRWEQDADGVVTLVLDDPAHSANTINAAFVDAFAAAVDRLEAGIDDIRGVVVTSAKKTFVAGGDLRYLIRATPGDAEEVFAGGMRMKRALRRLETLGKPVVAAINGAALGGGYEIALACHHRVALDTPGTKIGLPEVTLGLLPGGGGVVRTVRLLGIADALLKVLLQGTQYSAPRALAAGLIHEVAADRGALLAAARAFIDANPQARQPWDTPGHKIPGGTPKSPAFAANLPAFPANLRKQLAGAPYPAPRNILAAAVEGAQVDIDTASVIEARYFTELACGPTSKNMIQAFFFDLQAVNSGAGRPAGVPARKVTRVAVLGAGMMGAGIAYSCARAGIDVVLKDVTLDAAERGKAYSAGLLDKALAKGRTTAGKRDALLARITATAEPADLAGCDAVIEAVFEDAALKHKVFQEIEHIVAPDALLCSNTSTLPISQLAEGVGRGADFVGLHFFSPVDRMPLVEIIKGERTGDEALARAFDLVRQIRKTPIVVNDSRGFFTSRVIGHFINEGVAMIGEGIPAATVEQAAAQAGYPAKVLSLVDELTLTLMARIRRETRSAVEAAGGVWQEHPAEAVVDRMVDEFGRPGRSGGAGFYDYADGRRTGLWPGLAEHFGRPDTEAAATGVPFADLQERMLFAESLDTVRLLEEGVLTSVADANIGSVLGIGFPAWTGGVLQYINGYPGGVAGFTARARELAAAYGERFTPPELLVATAERGGTFTDRRKAG